DNA sequence from the Candidatus Woesearchaeota archaeon genome:
ACCTCCACTTAGAACTAATGTGAAGTCTTTTCCTTTTAATTTATTTAAATCATATTTTTCTACCATTTTAATTAAAATTTTTTATTTTTATACATTCTTCTAGAATGATTTTAAATACCTCAAATTCACCTATACTTAGATTTTTACTTATATCATTTACTTTTATTGAAAATGATTCAGGAGATTTGTTACACCAAATTTGTGTTTTGGATTCACCGAATTTATGATAAAAAGCGCATTTGCCAGTTTCTTTTTTTAGAATGCTTATTATCTCACCTAGTTCAATATCGGACATTTTAACTTTTTCCCATCGCCATTCTTTTGATTTTTGATTTAATAAACCCATATGAAAATAAATATCATTCTCATTATTTAGTTGAATTTTAATACAATTGATTTTACCAAAAAATGCTTTATCTAATTTTAAATTAGTTTCTTGAAAATTCCCTTTTGCTTGTTCAATTGCTTTGTTTGCTAATTCATCTGCTAATTTGTTATCTTCTCTTGGTATCCAATTAACAGTTATTTCTAATTCTTTTGTTAATTCTTTTGCTTTCTCGTATAATGGCACAATTTTTTCAGCTTTTACTTTGTATTGGCCTTTCATTTGTTTTACTAAGAATTCTGAGTCTGAAAAAAAATTTGCTTTAGTTTCTTTTAATTCGATTAATCTTTCTACTCCTTTAATGAATGCTAAGTATTCTGCTTCATTATTTGTCTTCTTTCCTAAGAACTCATGAATTTCTTCTATTAGTTCTTTGTCTTTGTAAATTGCAACACCAATTCCAGCATTACCTGGATTACCTTTTGATGCACCATCAGTAAAAATGTTTATCATAATGTATTTTAGAGATAATTAATTATAAATGTTTGTTGTATTATATCATGAAAAGATTTAATGCTTAAAAATATTTTAATATTTTTATTGTATTTGGATGAGAAAAATAAAATAAAATTTAAGGACAAGTTCCCCATAATGGTTGAATTCCATTAATTCCTTCAAAAAGAGAAAAAGAGTCAAAACCTCTAGGTTTAGAACCTATTAAAGTAACACACCATGAACTAATATCTTAATTAAAATAAGTAAAAGTATGAAACATATGTTTCATATTAGTAATTCCACTTATATTTAAATTGTCACTAGCAGTAATATTTAGACCTCCATCTCCATAAAAATA
Encoded proteins:
- a CDS encoding ribonuclease HI family protein translates to MINIFTDGASKGNPGNAGIGVAIYKDKELIEEIHEFLGKKTNNEAEYLAFIKGVERLIELKETKANFFSDSEFLVKQMKGQYKVKAEKIVPLYEKAKELTKELEITVNWIPREDNKLADELANKAIEQAKGNFQETNLKLDKAFFGKINCIKIQLNNENDIYFHMGLLNQKSKEWRWEKVKMSDIELGEIISILKKETGKCAFYHKFGESKTQIWCNKSPESFSIKVNDISKNLSIGEFEVFKIILEECIKIKNFN